A genomic segment from Luteolibacter ambystomatis encodes:
- a CDS encoding sulfatase-like hydrolase/transferase, which yields MKRFALLLLFALPCLKAAPPNIIILLADDMAQQDLGVFGQKEYATPHLDKLAREGCILSNAYAGAPVCAPSRATLLTGLHTGHARVRALGTRLKGQPAILLKEDTTIAKVLHDTGYRTGVVGKWGLGSNNDEGHPLNLGFDSFYGFETHEQAHDFFPPFLTRDRVREPIPGNAGFDMKRLYRYDSDRSLPQVPKDFWPQYMADGALDLTGLGVKQPDQARYSQDIIQEAALRFINQPDPRPFFLYYATQIPHGPTVVKNLGEFKDKPWDIKHKVWAAMMKTLDDDVGELVAALEKSGKRGNTVIWFASDNGCEPGYLATHLDKDKRGDDPVFHNFGPGRGVKYTHYERGLRVSSFINAPGRIGPGICEQPTENYDLLPTFAAMAGTKLDSKTDGINLMPYLQGVTSDDRILYWEDGANAKGTQAARTGKWFAFREGSGAALQLYDLETDRACSNDLAPKQPEVVGRIDRFLKEQHAPSPWYPSKLDAAP from the coding sequence ATGAAACGTTTCGCATTGCTCCTGTTGTTCGCTCTCCCATGCCTGAAAGCCGCACCGCCGAACATCATCATCCTGCTCGCGGACGACATGGCCCAACAGGATCTCGGGGTTTTCGGCCAGAAAGAATACGCCACACCGCATCTGGACAAACTCGCCCGCGAAGGCTGCATCCTCAGCAACGCCTATGCCGGAGCCCCGGTCTGCGCGCCTTCCAGAGCAACCCTCCTGACGGGATTGCACACCGGCCATGCGCGGGTCAGAGCTCTCGGCACCCGCCTCAAAGGCCAACCGGCCATCCTGCTCAAAGAGGACACCACGATTGCCAAAGTGCTGCATGACACCGGCTATCGCACCGGCGTCGTAGGCAAGTGGGGACTTGGCTCCAACAACGATGAAGGCCATCCGTTGAACCTCGGTTTCGACTCCTTTTATGGTTTCGAAACCCACGAACAAGCCCACGATTTCTTTCCGCCATTCCTCACGCGTGACCGTGTTCGCGAGCCGATTCCGGGAAACGCCGGTTTTGATATGAAGCGGCTCTATCGCTATGACAGCGACCGCTCGCTACCCCAGGTGCCGAAGGATTTCTGGCCGCAGTACATGGCGGATGGAGCGCTTGATCTCACAGGGCTTGGAGTGAAACAGCCTGACCAGGCACGTTACTCGCAGGACATCATCCAGGAGGCCGCGTTGCGATTCATCAATCAACCGGATCCACGGCCGTTCTTCCTCTACTATGCCACCCAGATTCCGCACGGACCGACCGTCGTGAAGAACCTTGGTGAGTTCAAAGACAAGCCATGGGACATCAAGCATAAGGTCTGGGCAGCGATGATGAAGACGCTGGATGACGATGTGGGCGAACTCGTAGCCGCGTTGGAGAAGTCCGGAAAGCGTGGCAACACCGTGATCTGGTTCGCCTCGGACAACGGATGTGAACCCGGCTACCTCGCGACCCACCTCGACAAGGACAAGCGCGGCGATGATCCCGTTTTCCACAATTTCGGTCCGGGCCGCGGAGTGAAATACACCCACTACGAGCGTGGACTGCGGGTGTCCTCCTTCATCAATGCCCCCGGACGGATCGGCCCCGGCATCTGCGAACAGCCGACGGAGAACTACGACTTGCTCCCAACCTTTGCCGCGATGGCCGGAACGAAGTTGGACAGCAAGACGGACGGCATCAATCTGATGCCTTACCTGCAGGGAGTCACCTCCGATGATCGCATCCTCTACTGGGAGGACGGCGCGAATGCCAAAGGCACCCAGGCCGCCCGGACCGGCAAATGGTTCGCTTTCCGCGAGGGGTCCGGTGCGGCGCTCCAGCTTTATGATCTGGAGACGGATCGGGCCTGCAGCAACGATCTCGCACCGAAACAGCCCGAAGTGGTTGGGCGGATCGACCGTTTCCTGAAGGAACAGCATGCGCCCAGCCCTTGGTATCCCTCCAAGCTGGACGCAGCTCCGTGA
- a CDS encoding Tm-1-like ATP-binding domain-containing protein yields the protein MATIAVLGTLDSKGEEHAYVAELIRARGHETLLIDVGTGAPPVVKPDFTREEVAAAAGVDLSGPLARHDRGECVVAMSKAAPVLLEKLAREGRIQGVVSLGGGGGTALATAAMRALPLGFPKLMVSTLASGNTAHYLGTKDIAMMPAIVDVAGLNRVSRMVFARAAGAICGMVEARIGEGSSKPLVVASMFGNTTDGVNEAKRIIEEAGYEVLVFHATGTGGKAMESLIASGMVSGVLDITTTEWADELIGATLSAGPERLDATAIARVPSIVVPGCLDMANFGEPATVPERYAGRNFYIHNPQVTLMRTSPAECAELGRILAEKVNRYEAPTTILLPKKGVSVISAEGGAFYDPAADEALFSAIREKSRKPVLELEETVNSPVFARACAEKLLELMGAARQGGF from the coding sequence ATGGCCACCATCGCTGTTCTCGGCACGCTGGATTCGAAGGGGGAGGAGCATGCCTATGTCGCGGAGCTGATCCGCGCGCGCGGGCATGAAACCCTGCTGATCGATGTGGGCACCGGTGCTCCGCCGGTGGTGAAGCCGGACTTCACCCGTGAGGAGGTGGCGGCAGCGGCAGGCGTCGATCTTTCCGGTCCATTGGCCCGTCATGACCGTGGCGAGTGTGTGGTGGCGATGTCGAAAGCCGCTCCGGTCCTGTTGGAGAAGCTTGCCCGCGAAGGCCGCATCCAGGGAGTGGTGTCGCTGGGCGGAGGAGGGGGAACCGCGCTTGCCACCGCCGCCATGCGGGCTTTGCCGCTGGGCTTTCCGAAGCTGATGGTCTCCACGTTGGCGAGCGGCAATACCGCCCATTACCTCGGCACGAAGGATATCGCGATGATGCCAGCGATCGTGGATGTGGCGGGATTGAACCGCGTCTCGCGCATGGTCTTCGCCCGTGCGGCGGGAGCGATCTGCGGCATGGTCGAGGCCAGGATAGGGGAAGGGAGTTCGAAGCCATTGGTGGTCGCCAGCATGTTCGGCAATACCACCGATGGCGTGAACGAAGCGAAGCGCATCATCGAGGAAGCGGGCTACGAGGTGCTGGTCTTCCACGCCACCGGCACCGGCGGCAAGGCGATGGAGTCGCTTATTGCCAGCGGCATGGTATCCGGCGTGCTGGACATCACCACCACCGAGTGGGCGGACGAGTTGATCGGGGCGACGCTCAGCGCGGGACCGGAGCGCTTGGACGCCACCGCCATCGCCAGGGTGCCATCCATCGTCGTGCCGGGCTGTCTGGACATGGCGAACTTCGGAGAACCAGCGACCGTGCCCGAACGCTACGCGGGCCGCAATTTCTATATCCACAATCCGCAGGTCACCTTGATGCGGACGTCTCCGGCGGAATGTGCCGAACTCGGCCGCATCCTCGCGGAGAAGGTGAACCGCTATGAAGCCCCGACCACGATCCTGCTGCCGAAGAAGGGCGTGAGCGTGATCAGTGCGGAAGGGGGGGCGTTTTACGATCCGGCGGCGGATGAGGCCCTGTTCTCGGCGATCCGTGAGAAATCCCGGAAACCCGTGCTGGAACTCGAAGAAACGGTGAACAGCCCGGTTTTCGCCCGAGCTTGTGCCGAAAAGCTGCTGGAATTGATGGGTGCGGCCCGCCAAGGTGGATTCTGA
- a CDS encoding sulfatase — protein sequence MKRLLLLLTAIASAAAAEPSKPNIVLIFADDMGWHDAGYNNSNGFFETPNIDRLAKDGMAFTAAYAGAANCAPSRGCLMSGQYTPRHGIYAVGSTSRGPKKEFRMDPVPNTSDLRPSIVTMAEALKARGYATGHFGKWHLGSAKDGTGPLQQGFDTSDPTLIPPPDKENNPADPKRAYSITREACEFIEKNKERPFFAYVAHHAIHSAQQARPETLEKFRKKAQTMKADAKPLYAACTYDLDDSVGVLLKKLSDLGLDKNTLVIFTSDNGGTPQSPNEPLRGAKGAYYEAGIREPFVVRWPGTVQPGSKCDVPVINEDLYPTFVSAGGGTPAENLDGTSLLPLLKGAATLPRESIFWHFPGYLDNPVPRGRDKIFRTRPVTTIRKGDWKLLCYHEEWLLDGGQEKIATNHAVELYNLKDDPGEHHDLAGENHAKRDELMSDIVGWWKKTDAKLPTPLGRDGPKADKEEKSDEE from the coding sequence ATGAAGCGTCTGCTCCTTCTTCTCACCGCCATCGCATCCGCTGCGGCGGCGGAACCGTCGAAACCGAACATCGTGCTCATCTTCGCGGATGACATGGGTTGGCATGATGCGGGTTACAACAATTCCAACGGCTTTTTCGAAACGCCGAACATCGACCGGCTGGCGAAGGATGGCATGGCATTCACCGCCGCCTATGCCGGTGCGGCAAACTGCGCCCCCAGCCGCGGCTGCCTGATGTCCGGCCAATACACACCGCGCCATGGCATCTACGCTGTAGGCAGTACTTCACGTGGACCGAAGAAGGAGTTTCGCATGGATCCGGTCCCGAATACCAGCGATCTCCGCCCGTCCATCGTAACGATGGCGGAGGCCCTGAAGGCGCGGGGCTACGCCACCGGCCACTTCGGCAAATGGCACCTCGGTTCCGCCAAAGACGGCACCGGCCCGCTCCAGCAGGGCTTCGACACCAGTGATCCCACCTTGATTCCCCCGCCGGACAAGGAAAACAACCCCGCCGATCCGAAGCGAGCCTACTCGATCACCCGCGAAGCCTGCGAGTTCATCGAGAAGAACAAGGAGCGGCCGTTCTTCGCTTATGTGGCACATCACGCCATCCACTCGGCACAGCAGGCCCGGCCGGAGACATTGGAAAAGTTCCGAAAGAAAGCCCAGACGATGAAGGCGGATGCGAAACCGCTCTATGCCGCCTGCACTTACGATCTCGATGACAGCGTGGGCGTCCTGCTCAAGAAGCTTTCGGATCTCGGTCTGGACAAGAACACGCTGGTGATCTTCACCAGCGACAATGGCGGCACTCCTCAATCACCCAATGAGCCATTGCGCGGTGCCAAGGGAGCCTATTACGAAGCGGGCATCCGAGAGCCCTTCGTCGTACGCTGGCCCGGCACGGTCCAACCAGGATCGAAATGCGATGTCCCGGTCATCAATGAGGATCTCTATCCTACCTTCGTCAGCGCCGGGGGCGGCACACCTGCGGAAAACCTTGATGGAACAAGCCTGCTGCCCCTCCTCAAGGGAGCCGCCACCCTGCCCCGCGAATCCATCTTCTGGCATTTCCCCGGCTACCTGGATAATCCGGTGCCGCGCGGACGAGACAAGATTTTCCGCACCCGCCCCGTCACCACCATCCGCAAGGGTGACTGGAAGCTGCTGTGCTATCATGAAGAGTGGTTGCTCGATGGCGGGCAGGAAAAGATCGCCACCAACCACGCGGTCGAGCTCTACAACCTCAAGGATGATCCCGGCGAGCATCACGACCTCGCCGGAGAGAACCACGCCAAGCGCGACGAGTTGATGAGCGATATCGTCGGGTGGTGGAAAAAAACCGACGCCAAGCTCCCCACACCGCTGGGCAGGGACGGTCCCAAGGCGGACAAGGAAGAGAAGAGCGATGAGGAATAG
- a CDS encoding Dabb family protein: MVRHYGMFQFHPEITPVQIDECFSEMRGMVGKIPGLLSMEHGPYESSEGLNDGFTHGFVMTFSSQEARDAYLPHEEHERVKEIVVPRLARVIVFDFEVP; the protein is encoded by the coding sequence ATGGTCAGACACTACGGCATGTTCCAATTCCATCCGGAGATCACTCCGGTCCAGATCGATGAATGCTTCTCGGAAATGAGAGGCATGGTCGGAAAAATCCCCGGCCTCCTGAGCATGGAGCACGGTCCCTATGAGAGCAGCGAGGGACTCAATGACGGCTTCACCCACGGCTTTGTGATGACCTTCTCGTCCCAGGAAGCGCGGGATGCGTATCTACCCCATGAGGAGCATGAGCGGGTGAAGGAGATCGTCGTGCCGCGGCTGGCGCGCGTCATCGTATTCGACTTCGAAGTTCCATGA
- a CDS encoding PVC-type heme-binding CxxCH protein, producing the protein MKTIHVLAFGLSLAGAAHAAPVSIFDGKTLQGWEMPKGEEKWWRVQDGAITGGSLEEKTTTNLFLSTAKEYGNFEMKFRIRLIKGEGFINSGMQVRSIREPGQSRMRGYQVDAGIGYWGDLYDEARRDVKLSAALDPQALKAAVKDWEWNDYRIVCEGRRIRSWINGVPALDYTEREGKIPLDGLIGIQVHSGGKCLVQCKDFTLDELPDTPGVPTWKATQVDPPAPVAAGSSALSAADQLKKFHLPEGFTAELVASEEQGVGKPITVAWDGRGRMWTMTAFEYPVDGNENKASADALYAKAGKDKVLVFDDPSAPLPLTPRVFTDGLAIPLGLMPDLDGNGALVHHGSQIRHYVDSNGDGKADKFDVVLDGFGVQDSHLMPHQFERAPGGWVYVAQGLFNASKVRRPDGKPFPDGSLEKSFNACKLGRFRADGSDFEAVTAGPNNIWGLVQTRSGETFVQEANDMGMPLSEFEPGAHYRGGSREKLKAYAPYIPESTPGVQMGGTGLSGLAVAGDEGSRFATLYGGQDVVYVANPITNRIQVVSMNRDGADRHPEYYKRRDFLVSDDPWFRPVSVKFGPDGFLYITDWYNKIISHNEVPRNHPDRDKTRGRIWRIRPTDAKPVKPVNVAEMNADQLVAQLGGPGALDAAMAWQRLVETKPAAVKEKLIALAVDPKAKLARRLDALHALDAYGVPAVEVFKKLAIDPQASIRHEALRIAGEKGLAANDFVTVFANAATDPNYRVRAALANAVRHHPDVTPAMVALVARLGREPLGGPVWDAYDRQFERYLARWVMELHPEETRRMLASGNGLAPEARLLAILSLPPAQAAPLLVAELSNIKRPLDAEELALLGSQIDQPEVVSALDRLLADPAKRAPLLQGLTRLEPAMLTKPALATVVTKACRAILQAQPKPEDRALVLQLARLLRLRDLEPEIASWLDRDKPSAELVAILSALRETGSTRADAFAGFLDHADEAVRRAAVGALSGADDPKAVTLLAEKWSGLPGALRTIAIDGLTSTKAKAAAFAEAAAAGKFGELDGSAFERLILVMGDQEPSVAKLLAKSGTQLARVIHLNGNAGQIDRTVDLEGPFTVETWIRLAPGIDNRDGLLGALNGPGMNFHDARLRVFAGSDVAIANRRVEPNLWTHCAVTRDTEGRVKIYLDGELDQDKGKPLTEPLKGLRIGGTTTTATSGADYYEFRIWNTARSADEIRANYQTDMAGMKSPGLVLRLSGDDPGKLVPPAVVQLTRDFPVLMTAQQAAEKAAKFGKYKDIVSRKGDPVAGRATFQNTCMICHQARGEGTQIGPDLSGIGAMGLEGVLRNVLDPNAQLESGYYRHDLTLTDGTVISGFLVQDTADAVTIRPIGAEPRVVERKKIASHVISKRSLMPEGLLDGMDEQKAADLFNYLMTLK; encoded by the coding sequence ATGAAAACCATCCACGTTTTAGCATTCGGTCTTTCTCTTGCCGGTGCCGCCCATGCGGCACCCGTGTCCATCTTCGATGGGAAAACCCTCCAGGGATGGGAAATGCCGAAGGGCGAGGAGAAGTGGTGGCGCGTCCAGGATGGTGCGATCACCGGAGGATCGCTGGAGGAAAAGACCACGACCAACCTCTTCCTCTCCACGGCGAAGGAATACGGCAACTTTGAGATGAAGTTTAGAATCCGCCTGATCAAAGGCGAGGGCTTCATCAACTCCGGCATGCAGGTGCGCAGCATCCGTGAGCCGGGACAGTCCCGTATGCGGGGCTATCAGGTGGATGCGGGGATCGGCTATTGGGGTGATCTCTATGATGAAGCCCGCCGCGATGTGAAGCTGTCAGCCGCACTCGATCCGCAGGCCCTCAAGGCCGCGGTGAAGGATTGGGAGTGGAACGACTACCGCATCGTCTGCGAGGGACGCCGCATCCGTTCTTGGATCAACGGGGTTCCGGCTCTGGATTACACCGAGCGGGAGGGGAAAATTCCGCTCGATGGGTTGATCGGCATCCAGGTCCACTCGGGAGGCAAATGTCTGGTGCAATGCAAGGACTTCACTCTCGATGAACTGCCGGACACTCCCGGCGTTCCTACGTGGAAGGCCACCCAGGTCGATCCACCCGCACCCGTGGCGGCAGGCTCTTCCGCGCTTTCCGCTGCGGACCAACTCAAGAAGTTTCATCTACCGGAAGGCTTCACCGCTGAACTGGTGGCTTCGGAAGAACAGGGAGTGGGCAAGCCGATCACGGTGGCCTGGGACGGCCGCGGGCGCATGTGGACCATGACCGCCTTCGAGTATCCGGTGGATGGCAACGAGAACAAGGCGAGCGCCGATGCCCTCTATGCCAAAGCGGGCAAGGACAAGGTGCTGGTGTTCGATGATCCTTCCGCGCCGCTGCCGCTGACTCCCCGGGTATTTACGGATGGTCTGGCCATCCCGTTGGGGCTGATGCCCGATCTCGATGGCAATGGTGCGCTCGTGCATCACGGCAGCCAGATCCGTCACTATGTGGACAGCAACGGCGATGGAAAGGCGGACAAGTTCGATGTGGTGCTGGATGGCTTCGGCGTCCAGGATTCTCACCTCATGCCGCACCAGTTCGAGCGTGCTCCGGGTGGCTGGGTCTATGTGGCGCAGGGACTTTTCAATGCCTCCAAGGTGCGTCGCCCGGATGGCAAGCCGTTCCCGGATGGATCACTGGAAAAAAGTTTCAATGCCTGCAAGCTCGGACGCTTCCGTGCGGATGGCTCGGACTTCGAAGCCGTGACCGCGGGTCCGAACAACATCTGGGGCCTTGTCCAGACGCGTTCCGGTGAAACCTTTGTCCAGGAAGCGAATGACATGGGCATGCCGCTTTCCGAATTCGAACCGGGAGCTCACTACCGCGGGGGTTCACGCGAGAAACTGAAAGCCTACGCGCCTTATATCCCGGAATCCACGCCGGGTGTGCAAATGGGCGGCACCGGCCTGAGCGGCCTCGCGGTGGCTGGTGATGAGGGCAGCCGCTTCGCCACTCTATACGGCGGGCAGGATGTGGTGTATGTGGCGAATCCGATCACGAATCGCATCCAGGTGGTATCGATGAACCGGGATGGAGCGGACCGTCATCCGGAGTACTACAAACGCCGTGATTTCCTTGTGTCGGATGATCCGTGGTTCCGCCCGGTCTCGGTGAAGTTCGGTCCGGATGGATTCCTCTACATCACGGACTGGTACAACAAGATCATCTCCCACAACGAGGTGCCGCGGAATCATCCCGATCGCGACAAGACCCGCGGGCGGATCTGGCGCATCCGCCCGACCGATGCAAAGCCGGTGAAACCGGTGAACGTGGCCGAGATGAATGCGGACCAGCTTGTGGCCCAGCTCGGTGGCCCGGGGGCATTGGATGCGGCCATGGCGTGGCAGCGGCTGGTGGAGACGAAACCGGCGGCGGTGAAGGAAAAGCTCATCGCGCTGGCTGTTGATCCCAAGGCGAAGCTGGCTCGCCGTCTTGATGCGCTCCATGCGCTGGATGCATATGGAGTGCCAGCGGTGGAGGTCTTCAAGAAGCTGGCCATTGATCCGCAGGCATCCATTCGACACGAAGCCCTGCGCATCGCGGGGGAGAAAGGGTTGGCTGCCAACGACTTTGTGACGGTGTTCGCCAACGCCGCAACCGACCCGAACTACCGCGTGCGTGCCGCGCTGGCAAATGCGGTCCGTCACCACCCGGACGTGACGCCCGCCATGGTGGCATTGGTCGCTCGTCTCGGCCGTGAACCGCTCGGTGGACCCGTATGGGATGCCTATGACCGGCAGTTCGAGCGCTACCTCGCGCGTTGGGTGATGGAATTGCATCCGGAAGAAACCCGCAGGATGCTAGCCTCCGGGAATGGACTCGCACCGGAGGCCCGCCTGCTGGCGATCCTCTCGCTGCCACCTGCCCAAGCGGCCCCGCTGCTGGTGGCGGAACTTTCCAATATCAAGCGTCCGCTGGATGCCGAGGAGCTCGCTTTGCTGGGCAGCCAGATTGATCAACCGGAGGTGGTGTCAGCCTTGGATCGGTTGCTGGCTGATCCCGCGAAGCGCGCTCCCTTGCTTCAAGGTCTCACTCGTCTGGAACCAGCGATGCTGACCAAGCCCGCGCTTGCCACGGTGGTGACGAAAGCCTGCCGTGCGATTTTGCAAGCGCAGCCGAAACCGGAGGACCGCGCGCTGGTGCTGCAACTGGCGCGGCTGCTGCGCCTGAGGGATCTGGAGCCGGAGATCGCTTCGTGGTTGGATCGCGACAAGCCATCCGCCGAGTTGGTGGCCATTCTTTCCGCACTGCGTGAGACGGGTTCCACCCGTGCCGATGCGTTTGCTGGATTCCTCGATCACGCTGATGAGGCGGTTCGCCGTGCGGCGGTGGGAGCTCTCAGTGGTGCGGATGACCCCAAGGCCGTAACTTTGCTCGCGGAGAAATGGAGTGGTCTGCCCGGTGCCTTGCGGACCATCGCCATCGATGGCCTTACCTCCACCAAGGCAAAGGCCGCCGCATTCGCTGAAGCCGCGGCAGCGGGCAAGTTTGGCGAACTCGATGGCAGCGCGTTCGAGCGTTTGATCCTCGTTATGGGCGATCAGGAGCCATCGGTGGCCAAGCTGCTGGCCAAGTCCGGTACCCAGCTTGCACGCGTGATTCATCTCAATGGGAACGCCGGACAGATTGATCGGACGGTGGATCTCGAAGGACCGTTCACCGTGGAGACCTGGATCAGACTCGCTCCCGGGATCGACAACAGGGATGGATTGCTCGGGGCTCTCAATGGCCCGGGCATGAATTTCCATGATGCCCGTTTGCGTGTTTTCGCGGGCAGTGATGTAGCGATCGCCAATCGCCGGGTGGAACCGAATCTCTGGACCCACTGCGCGGTGACCCGGGATACCGAAGGTCGCGTGAAGATCTACCTCGATGGCGAGCTGGATCAGGACAAGGGCAAACCTCTCACAGAGCCGCTCAAGGGGCTGCGTATCGGCGGCACCACGACTACGGCAACCAGTGGCGCGGACTACTATGAATTCCGAATCTGGAATACGGCCCGCTCGGCCGATGAGATCCGCGCCAATTACCAGACCGACATGGCTGGCATGAAATCCCCGGGGCTGGTGCTCCGCCTGTCCGGAGATGATCCCGGAAAACTGGTTCCACCCGCGGTGGTGCAACTCACCCGTGATTTTCCCGTGCTGATGACCGCGCAACAGGCGGCTGAAAAGGCGGCGAAGTTCGGGAAATACAAGGACATCGTTTCGCGAAAAGGAGATCCCGTGGCGGGCAGAGCGACCTTCCAGAACACCTGCATGATCTGCCATCAGGCCCGCGGGGAAGGAACACAGATCGGGCCGGATCTCAGCGGCATCGGGGCGATGGGATTGGAAGGGGTGCTGCGCAATGTCCTCGATCCGAACGCCCAACTTGAGAGCGGATACTATCGCCACGATCTCACGCTGACGGACGGCACGGTCATCAGCGGCTTCCTGGTTCAGGATACTGCGGACGCGGTCACCATCCGCCCCATTGGCGCCGAGCCGCGGGTGGTGGAGCGGAAGAAGATCGCGTCCCACGTGATCTCCAAACGCTCACTGATGCCGGAGGGATTGCTCGATGGGATGGATGAACAGAAGGCCGCGGACCTATTCAACTACCTGATGACATTGAAGTGA